Within Bacteroidota bacterium, the genomic segment TCGTTCGATTTTTTTTGCATCGAAAACTTTAAATCCGGTAGCCAAAATGATATTCCCAACATTAATCTCAATTTCAGAATCTTTCTCATCTAAATTGATACAATCCGGAACTGGACAAATTTTTACACATACTCCACATTTCCCATTTTCAACATAGGTGCAATTATCAGCATCAATCAAATACTTATTTGGTACTGCTTGTGGAAATGGAATATAAATAGCTTTTCGTAAGCTAGTATCTGCATCAAATTCACTAGCAGCCTTTCGGGGGCATTTTTCGGCACAATTACCACAACCTATGCATGTAGAAATATTAACTCTTCTTGCCTTTTTGTTAATCTTAACTTTAAAATCACCAGCATCACCTTGTACCTCTTTTAACTCAGAATAAGTGATTAGCTCAATATTAGGATGTTGACCGACATCAACCATTTTTGGCGTTAAAATACAAGCTGCACAATCAAGCGTTGGGAATGTTTTATCGAACATTGCCATGTGTCCTCCAATAGTTCCTGATTTTTCGAGTAAGTAAACCTTTTGACCTCCATTTGCAATTTCCAATGAAGCCTGAATGCCTGCAATACCTCCTCCAATTACTAAAGTATCTTTGTTTACAGTATTATGTCCTGGTTTTGCAACTTCTCGAAAATCCAAACCATTTACTGCGCATAGTAATACCGCTTTAGCCATTTCTGTAGATTGCCCATTGAATAAAGCATGTTCAGAAAAACTGGCCAGAGCAAGTTTTTTATGATCCAAGCCTGCTAACTTCATCGCCAAGTCAATTTTGTTCTTAATCAATCCTGGATAATCACCGGCAATAACAATTTTTTCAACACCTGATGATTTAAATAAGGATGCAAGATCTGAAGCAGTTAGTTCTAACACTTTCCCTATCCATACCTGTTCAACTGATGGAATGGATTTCGCATATTCGATGATGACATCATTATTGAACAAGCTGGCATATTCACTATTGGAGTCATAATAACAAATACCAATTTTTACACGCATAAAACTATATTTAGTTCATTTTATATCAATTTTGTTATGGAGAGATTTGGAAGGATTGGTATATGGTTGAGCTTAAATAGGGTATCAGGTTAATTCTCTCAAATAACAGTGGATTTAACACTAAAAATCCAACGTAATTTTACTATCAAAACACATGTCTAAAAATGACATGTCTCAAAAAAAAAACTGATATTAATCAGAAAAACCAAATGAATATTTATAGAGCTGTAGTTTTCAATAACTTAGCAATCAATATTGCTAATTTTCATTAAACCAAAAAAATCAAGAACGATAATACTTCTTCCGTTAATACTAATTAATCTTGCTTCTTTGAATTCCTTAAGTATTCGAATAACGGTTTCGGTTGCTGAACCCACCGAATTAGCTAAATCTTCACGAGAGATACGAAGTTCGAACTGAGTATTTGAATCGTCACTTTTATAGGTGTTTACAAGAATCAAAAGCGATTCAGCTACACGCTGCCTAACAGTTTTTAAAGCAATAGAAGCCATGCGCGTTTCCGCTTCTTCTAACATTCTACTTAATGAAATAAGCATATAGTTTGTTAGATTTGGATATTTCATAATCAAATGAAATATCTTCCTATTATTTATAAAACAAACCAATGAATCCTCAATTGCCGTAGTTGT encodes:
- a CDS encoding CoB--CoM heterodisulfide reductase iron-sulfur subunit A family protein — its product is MRVKIGICYYDSNSEYASLFNNDVIIEYAKSIPSVEQVWIGKVLELTASDLASLFKSSGVEKIVIAGDYPGLIKNKIDLAMKLAGLDHKKLALASFSEHALFNGQSTEMAKAVLLCAVNGLDFREVAKPGHNTVNKDTLVIGGGIAGIQASLEIANGGQKVYLLEKSGTIGGHMAMFDKTFPTLDCAACILTPKMVDVGQHPNIELITYSELKEVQGDAGDFKVKINKKARRVNISTCIGCGNCAEKCPRKAASEFDADTSLRKAIYIPFPQAVPNKYLIDADNCTYVENGKCGVCVKICPVPDCINLDEKDSEIEINVGNIILATGFKVFDAKKIERYGYGQFPNVLTSLEFERLINAAGPTEGNITYRKKDKKGNWVFKEGNGEPQSVGIIHCVGSRDENNNKYCSKVCCMYSLKLAHLVREKLPDAIINEYYIDMRAFGKGYEEFYERIKTEGINMIRGKTATIKQKGEKLLLRSEDMLNDRMLEDELDMVILAVGLEPANKASELAKMLKITQDGNGWYNESNSLSDPVNTNSGGVSIAGLCQGPKDIPDTVAQASAAASRVLQNIINNKVEKSVFDLSFKDIENRVNELITEVKS
- a CDS encoding Crp/Fnr family transcriptional regulator, yielding MKSVFEKPSCKECDVRFKTYFNILSDEDLRDLSIEKTCTLYKRNQTIYHEGTSPNGLYCVNSGKIKKFRNGENGKEQIIQFIAPGQLFGIKAVIEGSKYTTTTTAIEDSLVCFINNRKIFHLIMKYPNLTNYMLISLSRMLEEAETRMASIALKTVRQRVAESLLILVNTYKSDDSNTQFELRISREDLANSVGSATETVIRILKEFKEARLISINGRSIIVLDFFGLMKISNIDC